From Pantoea sp. At-9b, the proteins below share one genomic window:
- a CDS encoding YdgH/BhsA/McbA-like domain containing protein, whose amino-acid sequence MKSIKTFVAVAALSLVSFGSFAQSITASASTLDGAEAKIAAQAAQQGAQYKITEANTNNRVHMTAELYK is encoded by the coding sequence ATGAAATCTATCAAAACTTTCGTTGCAGTTGCGGCCCTGTCACTGGTTTCTTTCGGCAGCTTTGCGCAGAGCATAACCGCTTCCGCTTCAACCCTGGACGGCGCAGAAGCCAAAATCGCCGCGCAGGCAGCCCAGCAGGGTGCACAGTACAAAATCACCGAAGCGAACACCAATAACCGTGTTCACATGACCGCAGAACTGTACAAATAA
- a CDS encoding helix-turn-helix domain-containing protein, which yields MPNNVAKAPRHDEAIGWSTLAKSYKRGEVDPPHYHIEGQLLFATRGVMLVETEEKRWVIPPQRALWLPPLQEHSYSLLSHTELRTLYFSRNLIEACTSFIKSNDVHVITATPLVKELIAGLFSPEYRSTSQRAMALLLMEILSETDHLAAELPMPQDERLSHAASELLIHHHWAASMSDLADIAAMSERTFSRLFIQDTGFSFRTWKQRARICVSLDLLSAGIPIKQVAYQLGFSCPAAFTAAFRSILGSTPRDFLT from the coding sequence ATGCCAAACAATGTAGCTAAAGCGCCAAGACATGATGAAGCGATAGGCTGGTCAACACTCGCCAAAAGTTATAAACGAGGAGAGGTGGATCCCCCGCATTATCATATCGAGGGGCAGCTCCTGTTTGCGACCCGGGGTGTTATGTTGGTTGAAACGGAAGAGAAGCGATGGGTAATCCCTCCTCAGCGTGCCCTCTGGCTCCCACCACTTCAGGAGCACAGTTACAGCTTGCTTTCGCATACTGAACTTCGCACGCTTTACTTCAGCCGCAATCTTATTGAAGCATGCACAAGTTTTATCAAGAGCAACGATGTGCATGTCATCACGGCGACACCACTGGTGAAAGAGCTTATCGCCGGATTGTTCAGTCCCGAATATCGGAGCACGAGTCAGAGGGCGATGGCTCTATTGTTAATGGAGATCCTGAGTGAAACAGACCATCTCGCAGCCGAGCTTCCGATGCCGCAGGACGAGCGTCTGTCGCATGCCGCCTCAGAGTTACTTATTCATCATCATTGGGCAGCCTCAATGAGCGACCTCGCGGACATTGCAGCCATGTCGGAGCGTACCTTCTCTCGACTGTTTATCCAGGATACTGGCTTCAGCTTCAGAACCTGGAAACAGCGGGCACGGATCTGTGTATCCCTGGATTTGCTTTCCGCTGGTATTCCCATTAAACAGGTTGCCTACCAACTCGGCTTTTCATGTCCGGCTGCTTTTACTGCGGCTTTTCGTTCGATACTGGGCTCGACACCACGTGACTTTTTGACCTGA
- a CDS encoding MFS transporter: MASLSTDSDNSSAITPVKTSEPVQGFLITIVGATALAHGCNDMIQAVLPSIYPMLKASFTLTYAQIGLISLVYQITASLLQPWIGLYTDKHPQPFLLPAGMGVTLLGIGLLAIASNFMMILTAAALVGVGSSIFHPEASRIARMASGGRFGTAQSAFQVGGNAGSAFGPLLAALLIIPHGQLSVAWLMLCALVAIVILTKLSQWSARHGHAHMKRHGSAALQKLPKVKVLQALVVVSILMFAKFTYIASLSNYFTFYLVHRFSLPLEQAQMCLFAFLAAVAVGTFVGGPVGDRIGRKAVVWVSFLGVIPFSLLLPHVDLIWTIVLTILIGLILSSAFSALVVYAQEIVPGRAGMVAGIMFGTMFGIGGLAAAGLGKLADMYGINWVYSLCAFLPLLGFATLFMPNTKQKR, encoded by the coding sequence ATGGCTTCGCTTTCTACTGACTCCGATAATTCTTCAGCGATAACGCCCGTCAAAACGTCAGAGCCAGTCCAGGGGTTTTTAATCACTATTGTGGGAGCAACAGCCCTCGCACATGGCTGTAATGACATGATCCAGGCTGTACTGCCCTCGATCTATCCCATGCTAAAAGCGAGTTTCACGCTCACTTATGCGCAGATCGGACTGATATCGTTGGTGTATCAGATTACGGCTTCTTTGCTGCAACCCTGGATAGGACTCTACACCGACAAACATCCCCAACCATTTCTGTTGCCGGCGGGAATGGGGGTCACTCTGTTGGGGATTGGGTTACTCGCTATTGCCAGTAATTTCATGATGATTTTGACTGCCGCCGCGTTAGTTGGGGTCGGGTCCTCCATCTTCCATCCTGAAGCATCCCGCATTGCTCGTATGGCTTCAGGTGGGCGATTTGGAACCGCTCAGTCTGCTTTCCAGGTCGGTGGGAACGCGGGATCTGCATTCGGACCATTACTGGCGGCATTGTTGATAATCCCTCACGGCCAGTTGTCCGTGGCCTGGCTGATGCTTTGCGCGCTGGTTGCCATTGTTATTCTGACGAAACTCAGTCAGTGGTCAGCCCGTCATGGTCATGCGCATATGAAACGGCATGGTAGTGCCGCACTGCAAAAACTGCCAAAAGTGAAAGTGTTACAGGCCCTGGTAGTCGTCAGTATTCTGATGTTCGCTAAATTTACCTACATCGCTTCACTGAGCAACTATTTCACATTTTATCTTGTCCATCGTTTTAGTTTGCCTTTAGAGCAGGCCCAGATGTGCTTGTTTGCATTTCTTGCCGCCGTGGCAGTTGGAACATTCGTAGGAGGGCCGGTCGGTGACCGTATAGGCCGTAAGGCCGTTGTCTGGGTTTCATTTTTGGGGGTCATTCCGTTTTCCCTGCTTTTGCCCCACGTGGATCTTATCTGGACGATCGTCTTAACAATCCTTATTGGTCTGATTCTGTCTTCTGCTTTCTCAGCGCTTGTTGTTTACGCTCAGGAAATCGTCCCCGGCCGTGCCGGTATGGTTGCCGGAATCATGTTTGGTACGATGTTTGGTATCGGTGGACTTGCCGCAGCAGGTCTTGGAAAGTTGGCAGATATGTATGGCATTAACTGGGTATATAGCTTATGCGCCTTCCTGCCGTTGCTGGGATTCGCCACTCTCTTTATGCCGAATACAAAACAAAAGCGTTAA
- a CDS encoding autotransporter domain-containing protein — translation MMRYFYILQRAVGGVFAFLILFLSTLSSAFALSSGCIALNALSGSTSLNFNTNAYPASAFDAGDTLTVSVTDSGSAYDSDELFFDGFGLTDYEETVFQVYSASQSTSNSAHTVTLSYTVGTLSTDGVRLRLTSSYGQLSNFAVTCNGTAAIPSSDATLSSLSLSDGTLSPSFSAGTTSYSASVANSVSTITVTPTTTDANATVTVNGTTVTSGSASPAISLTAGASTAIAIVVTAEDATTKSYTLNVTRAEAAVVANNSTANVAANSSDNVISLSTSGGTASSVSVASAPAHGTATASGTSITYTPTAGYSGSDSFSWNATNSAGTSANATVDLTVTAPTFTFSPAAGALPAATTDSAWSQTLTATGGTAPYSWSATGLPTGLTLNSSTGVISGTPTQTGSFSIQVTATDSNSASSTVNYTLNVTAGSTAPVANDVTATVDSGSNDNSITLAIAGAVTSLKIVRQASHGTALVSGTSIRYTPVSGYSGSDNFTYSATNAWGTSQEATVSLTVTATSLTMSPASGTLPTATVGTAYRQTFSVSGGTTPYSWQLNGSLPQGLTFANGELKGTPTAAGTAPFTLIATDANAASVQSAYTLTINAAAPVAADHSASLYAGQSVKVNLVEGATGGPFTGARLLDQPQSSLGSATIQSSGATYQLLFTAAAQASGTVALRYELTSSTGTTQPATVTLTIAARPNPATDADVIGLISAQVQAAQNFAKAQIRNFNDRLEQLHSGVSLPSGHNGIHFNMPTSRSERETDKDLWASAWQQQRKYQEEHPQPQSPVNPFTARNEDNRLSWWTGGYIDFGSDKDDAVRFSHTLVGITTGSDYRFTPSFTAGMGIGFGRDVSDVGDAGSRENGRSISSALYGSWHPDAFFIDGLLGYSSLEFDSKRYVSESDAFARGSRSGRQVFSSLTSGYEFRTVSSLISPYARIQYYRTWLDGYAESDAGLFNLAFAPQTFAQVVTTAGLRGEHSVPTSWGFVKLQSRLEYSQLMNDNGKARVGYADVGNDTWSMSLYQQSTQTLALGVGLDFLLPHDITPGIAYQGTLGLDEQQTRSQMIMVRVNIGF, via the coding sequence ATGATGCGTTACTTTTACATACTGCAGCGGGCGGTTGGGGGTGTATTTGCTTTTCTCATCCTGTTCCTGTCCACGCTCTCCTCTGCTTTTGCGCTTTCCAGCGGCTGTATCGCTCTGAATGCGCTTTCCGGTTCGACGTCACTGAATTTCAACACCAATGCTTATCCTGCATCAGCGTTTGATGCTGGCGATACACTCACAGTCTCAGTCACCGATAGCGGCAGCGCATATGACAGCGACGAATTATTCTTCGATGGTTTTGGTCTGACTGATTACGAGGAAACCGTTTTCCAGGTCTACTCGGCTTCACAGTCAACCAGCAACTCTGCGCATACCGTGACGTTGAGTTATACAGTGGGTACGCTCTCAACCGATGGTGTTCGTCTCAGGCTGACCTCATCATATGGTCAATTAAGCAATTTTGCTGTTACCTGCAACGGTACGGCAGCAATCCCCTCCAGCGATGCAACATTAAGCAGCCTGTCACTTTCGGATGGTACACTTTCTCCCTCCTTCAGTGCCGGCACCACCAGCTATAGCGCATCGGTAGCCAACAGCGTATCCACCATCACCGTTACCCCGACCACCACCGATGCCAATGCAACGGTCACGGTGAATGGCACCACTGTGACTTCAGGTTCAGCTTCCCCTGCAATTAGCCTGACGGCAGGGGCCTCAACTGCCATTGCCATCGTGGTTACGGCTGAAGACGCCACAACCAAATCCTATACGCTGAATGTCACGCGCGCGGAAGCTGCTGTGGTGGCAAACAACAGTACCGCCAATGTCGCGGCTAACAGCTCAGATAACGTGATAAGCCTCTCCACCAGTGGCGGCACGGCAAGCTCTGTTTCGGTCGCCTCGGCACCCGCACATGGCACAGCCACGGCTTCGGGCACCAGCATTACCTACACACCAACAGCAGGATATTCGGGCAGCGACAGTTTCAGCTGGAATGCGACCAACAGCGCGGGGACTTCCGCGAATGCCACCGTTGACTTGACTGTCACGGCACCCACATTTACGTTCTCCCCTGCGGCCGGTGCTCTTCCCGCTGCCACAACAGACAGCGCATGGTCTCAGACATTAACGGCCACGGGCGGCACCGCCCCCTACAGCTGGAGCGCGACGGGATTGCCAACAGGATTAACACTGAACAGCAGTACCGGGGTTATCTCTGGCACGCCGACTCAGACCGGCAGCTTCAGCATCCAGGTCACAGCAACAGACAGTAACAGTGCCAGCAGCACGGTTAACTACACGCTGAATGTCACCGCAGGCAGCACTGCGCCGGTTGCAAACGACGTCACGGCAACAGTGGATTCAGGCAGTAACGACAACAGCATCACCCTGGCAATCGCCGGTGCCGTCACCAGCCTGAAGATTGTCCGTCAGGCCAGTCACGGTACGGCGCTGGTTTCTGGCACCAGCATCCGTTACACCCCGGTGAGTGGTTATTCCGGTAGCGACAATTTTACCTACAGTGCAACCAACGCCTGGGGAACCTCCCAGGAAGCGACGGTATCGCTGACGGTGACGGCCACCAGCCTGACAATGTCACCTGCCAGCGGTACATTGCCAACAGCGACGGTGGGAACCGCCTACCGTCAGACCTTCAGCGTTTCGGGCGGAACCACTCCATACAGCTGGCAACTAAACGGTTCATTACCTCAGGGACTGACTTTTGCGAATGGCGAACTGAAAGGTACCCCAACCGCTGCAGGCACGGCCCCCTTTACCCTCATCGCAACGGATGCAAACGCCGCTAGCGTGCAGTCAGCCTATACGCTGACCATTAACGCCGCGGCACCTGTGGCTGCTGATCACAGTGCCTCGTTATATGCCGGGCAGTCAGTGAAGGTAAATCTTGTCGAGGGTGCAACAGGCGGGCCTTTCACGGGTGCGCGTTTGCTCGATCAACCACAAAGCAGCCTCGGTTCAGCGACTATCCAGTCTTCGGGGGCAACGTATCAGTTACTGTTTACCGCCGCAGCCCAGGCGAGCGGCACCGTTGCACTGCGCTATGAACTGACCAGCTCCACAGGAACGACCCAGCCAGCGACCGTGACGCTGACCATTGCTGCGAGACCCAACCCTGCTACCGATGCCGATGTGATTGGTCTGATCAGCGCACAGGTACAGGCAGCGCAGAACTTTGCTAAAGCACAGATACGCAACTTTAATGACCGGCTGGAACAACTGCACAGCGGTGTCAGTCTCCCTTCCGGTCACAATGGCATCCATTTCAATATGCCCACCAGTCGCTCTGAACGCGAAACAGATAAAGACCTGTGGGCCAGTGCCTGGCAGCAGCAGCGTAAATATCAGGAAGAGCACCCACAACCGCAATCTCCGGTAAACCCATTCACCGCGCGCAACGAGGACAATCGCCTGTCCTGGTGGACCGGCGGTTATATCGATTTTGGCAGTGATAAAGACGATGCGGTGCGTTTCAGCCATACCCTGGTGGGTATCACCACCGGTAGCGATTATCGATTCACCCCCTCATTTACTGCGGGGATGGGGATTGGTTTTGGCCGCGACGTGAGTGACGTTGGTGACGCCGGTTCACGGGAAAACGGACGGTCAATCAGCTCCGCCCTTTATGGCAGCTGGCACCCGGATGCGTTCTTCATTGATGGGCTGCTGGGCTATAGCAGTCTTGAGTTCGACAGCAAACGTTATGTGAGTGAATCGGATGCTTTTGCACGTGGCAGCCGTTCAGGTCGCCAGGTGTTCAGTTCGCTAACCTCAGGTTATGAGTTCCGCACGGTCAGCAGCCTCATTTCACCTTACGCACGCATTCAGTACTACCGTACCTGGCTGGATGGCTATGCCGAATCCGATGCCGGGCTATTCAACCTGGCTTTCGCACCTCAAACGTTTGCTCAAGTTGTGACGACCGCCGGTCTGCGCGGCGAACACAGCGTACCGACCAGTTGGGGCTTTGTGAAACTCCAGAGCCGCCTTGAGTATTCGCAGCTGATGAATGACAACGGCAAAGCACGTGTCGGCTATGCCGATGTGGGCAACGATACCTGGAGCATGTCGCTCTATCAACAGAGCACGCAGACGTTGGCTTTGGGTGTTGGCCTTGATTTTCTGCTGCCGCACGATATCACGCCAGGCATCGCCTACCAGGGCACGCTCGGGCTGGATGAGCAGCAAACACGTTCACAGATGATTATGGTGCGCGTGAATATCGGGTTTTAG
- a CDS encoding DUF6404 family protein, whose product MKHYVIEFVFSAVCFSVFWGAAMWFAQWKKAGISSRKALCISVISGPLFASGVFLLRYIRHLF is encoded by the coding sequence ATGAAGCATTATGTGATTGAATTCGTCTTTAGCGCCGTATGCTTTTCCGTGTTTTGGGGTGCGGCCATGTGGTTTGCGCAGTGGAAAAAAGCAGGGATTTCATCCCGAAAAGCGCTTTGCATATCGGTAATCTCAGGTCCGCTTTTCGCATCCGGAGTTTTTCTTCTGAGGTATATCAGGCACCTTTTTTAA
- a CDS encoding DUF4034 domain-containing protein, whose protein sequence is MKSLVEVYDLQQQVKRNLSQKNYQNLERLFAPLVGPDLHKVLQIQFLFNPQVEEANEILQQLHAWQQEMPQSYYPYVFIAGFWYMTAANERGIQTMDRVTLAQRLRFSIANDQFFYWALKTLEFNPESVVTLNKLLEASGRFGIPDWLELPVNQPISFTCAHYDGEAREYISSFAGYSLPEGAINITLSTPTADEMSFIPLYWLRHILITAPEHIESRKTIIRFLSPRWYGDEKYEKVDQFLASDYCSGLSAFQIKILHREKEYDRLTAYNTLPSINLRKALEKSEKHFAELVNDHLSDEEDSLTRFEYIDFCYHILTTMPDDRQNSRDALVQSIYQSLHDIVRLASPWIIFYRATEVFNVLFSMMKIYEFEDKLNVFDNLSRQTRYRNLTSPLEVLYSALAANFPLSDVFLETQRESIERYYISAERNLDYGMFRLHIFILSKMGYAASIKPVIEKFATEYRGVNASILCYEIYHGNTPGLAQMFSVNTNIDKSNMFLDIAVQRRSSQAMLIKSRDLETLIEGNDNPSVKAELAIERERLLKLNIQSGDALSQYDYACSLIASSDEKQIRQGLFIEAPKVLLQARVRLDQLAYIAYLYAFCAFNARGMDKNLFVMDFWIKQAMQWDADPNYWNFLQKVKEGVALRPLYNYYVKRSKSKISEEMKNIMEHVIQ, encoded by the coding sequence ATGAAATCTCTCGTCGAAGTATATGACTTACAACAGCAAGTAAAGCGTAATTTAAGTCAAAAGAATTACCAAAACCTTGAGCGGCTGTTTGCACCGTTGGTGGGGCCGGATCTGCATAAAGTGTTGCAAATTCAGTTCCTGTTTAACCCTCAGGTTGAAGAGGCGAATGAAATACTGCAACAACTTCATGCCTGGCAGCAGGAAATGCCGCAGAGTTATTATCCTTATGTCTTTATTGCCGGCTTTTGGTATATGACCGCTGCCAATGAGCGTGGGATACAAACTATGGACCGCGTAACTCTCGCGCAACGCCTGCGATTCAGCATTGCCAACGACCAGTTTTTTTACTGGGCGTTGAAAACTCTTGAATTCAATCCTGAAAGTGTTGTGACCCTCAACAAGTTATTAGAGGCATCAGGCCGATTTGGTATACCTGACTGGCTTGAGTTGCCAGTCAATCAGCCGATTAGCTTCACCTGCGCGCATTACGATGGGGAGGCCAGAGAATATATATCTTCATTTGCAGGATATAGCCTTCCAGAGGGAGCGATTAACATAACGCTTTCGACACCAACTGCTGATGAAATGAGCTTCATTCCACTCTATTGGTTGAGGCACATTCTGATAACGGCACCTGAACATATTGAGTCAAGAAAAACGATTATCAGGTTTCTGTCGCCAAGATGGTATGGTGATGAAAAGTATGAAAAAGTAGATCAATTCCTGGCAAGCGATTACTGCTCAGGTTTATCTGCTTTCCAGATAAAAATATTGCATCGCGAGAAAGAATATGACCGGCTAACGGCATATAACACGCTGCCATCAATCAATCTTCGAAAAGCGCTGGAAAAGAGTGAGAAGCATTTCGCAGAACTGGTTAATGACCACCTCAGTGACGAAGAAGACTCTCTGACCCGGTTCGAATATATTGATTTCTGTTACCATATTCTGACGACTATGCCTGACGATCGTCAGAATTCGAGAGATGCATTGGTACAAAGTATTTATCAATCATTGCATGACATTGTCAGACTGGCTTCACCCTGGATTATTTTCTATCGGGCCACTGAGGTTTTCAATGTCCTGTTCTCAATGATGAAGATTTATGAGTTTGAAGATAAGTTGAATGTCTTTGACAACCTCTCCAGACAAACGCGTTATCGCAATCTTACATCCCCGTTGGAAGTTTTATACAGCGCCCTGGCGGCAAACTTTCCCTTATCTGACGTTTTCCTTGAAACTCAACGCGAAAGTATTGAGCGTTATTACATTTCCGCAGAACGCAATCTTGATTACGGTATGTTCAGATTGCACATTTTCATCCTGAGTAAGATGGGCTATGCTGCTTCGATAAAGCCTGTAATTGAAAAATTTGCCACTGAATATCGTGGGGTTAACGCATCCATACTGTGTTATGAAATTTATCACGGTAACACCCCGGGTCTTGCACAAATGTTTTCGGTTAATACGAATATCGATAAATCCAATATGTTCCTTGATATTGCCGTGCAGCGAAGATCTTCACAGGCGATGTTGATTAAATCGCGTGATTTAGAGACTTTGATAGAAGGTAACGATAATCCCTCAGTGAAGGCAGAATTAGCCATTGAAAGAGAGAGATTGTTAAAACTCAATATCCAGTCGGGGGATGCATTATCACAGTATGATTATGCATGTAGTTTAATTGCATCCAGTGATGAGAAGCAGATTCGCCAGGGGTTGTTTATTGAGGCCCCCAAAGTATTGCTGCAAGCGCGTGTAAGGTTGGATCAGTTGGCCTATATCGCCTATCTGTATGCTTTTTGCGCATTTAATGCTCGGGGTATGGATAAAAATCTATTTGTTATGGATTTCTGGATCAAACAGGCGATGCAATGGGATGCAGATCCCAACTACTGGAATTTCCTTCAGAAGGTCAAAGAAGGGGTTGCCTTAAGACCTTTGTATAATTACTACGTAAAAAGGTCTAAAAGTAAGATTTCTGAGGAAATGAAAAACATTATGGAACATGTGATTCAATAA
- the abiEi gene encoding type IV toxin-antitoxin system AbiEi family antitoxin: MDRMTAIERFNAFDKKGRYVFTTRDLAKIFHEDSPKTLNAGLNRLVKDGILSRAIRGVYVYAHARSKDAYTLERIVLALRRGEYNYLSLESALSAYGVISQIPIGRITVMTTGRSEEHKTPFGVIEFTHTKRSPEQILRDTYMGDSPLRQATMAAAARDLRRVGRNTHLIDESELNRESES; the protein is encoded by the coding sequence ATGGACAGAATGACTGCTATTGAACGCTTTAACGCCTTCGATAAGAAAGGGCGTTATGTCTTCACTACTCGTGATCTGGCCAAAATTTTCCATGAAGACAGTCCTAAGACATTGAATGCAGGACTGAATCGTCTGGTTAAGGATGGCATCCTTTCTCGAGCCATTCGTGGTGTATATGTTTACGCCCATGCCAGAAGTAAAGATGCCTACACACTTGAGCGCATTGTTCTGGCACTGCGCCGGGGAGAGTATAACTATCTCAGCCTCGAATCAGCGTTATCAGCGTATGGTGTCATCTCCCAAATCCCCATTGGCCGCATCACGGTGATGACAACCGGACGCTCAGAAGAACATAAAACCCCTTTCGGGGTGATTGAGTTCACCCATACTAAACGTTCTCCTGAACAGATTTTACGGGATACTTATATGGGGGACTCGCCGCTGCGGCAGGCGACGATGGCAGCTGCAGCAAGGGATTTGCGCCGTGTCGGGCGTAACACGCATCTGATCGATGAATCGGAGTTGAACCGTGAATCAGAAAGTTAA
- a CDS encoding nucleotidyl transferase AbiEii/AbiGii toxin family protein translates to MNQKVNFAVLVSQAMESAELEGLRSVVEKELLHYDILYCLDNAGLLQDLTFQGGTSLRLCYGGNRFSEDLDFAGGTEFSGSHLKNMKTCIEDYLGTRYGLEVSVKEPNELRREPGYEDIRIDKWQVSVTTSPERRDMPKQRIKIEIANIPAYTRVPMGLSRNYTVLPDGYADTLVMCETLDEVMSDKLISLVATTKYVRYRDIWDLPWLLQQNAAYDIELIRRKIQDYRIPNYRELLKLRLESIDQTVSDGRFEAEMRRFLPQTVFDRTLGRAEFTGYLSNRLKTLLSSLQKELEGEGRGNPFLM, encoded by the coding sequence GTGAATCAGAAAGTTAATTTTGCCGTACTGGTCAGTCAGGCGATGGAGTCCGCTGAGCTTGAAGGTCTACGGAGCGTGGTGGAAAAAGAACTTTTGCACTACGACATTCTCTACTGCCTGGATAATGCCGGTTTATTACAGGATCTGACTTTCCAGGGAGGGACCTCATTAAGGCTCTGTTATGGTGGTAACCGATTCAGTGAGGATCTGGATTTTGCGGGTGGAACTGAGTTTTCCGGTTCACATCTCAAGAACATGAAAACCTGCATTGAAGATTATCTGGGAACGCGTTACGGATTAGAGGTCAGCGTAAAAGAGCCAAATGAGTTACGGCGGGAGCCGGGCTATGAGGATATTCGTATTGATAAATGGCAGGTATCCGTCACCACCTCCCCTGAAAGGCGTGATATGCCAAAGCAGCGTATCAAGATTGAGATTGCAAATATTCCCGCCTACACGAGAGTGCCGATGGGACTATCACGTAACTATACGGTTCTACCTGATGGCTATGCTGACACGCTTGTGATGTGTGAAACGCTTGATGAAGTGATGAGTGACAAACTCATTTCCCTGGTCGCCACAACAAAATATGTCCGCTATCGCGATATCTGGGATCTGCCGTGGTTACTCCAGCAGAACGCGGCCTATGATATTGAACTGATTCGCAGGAAAATTCAGGACTATCGGATCCCAAACTACAGGGAACTTTTAAAGCTTCGCCTGGAGAGCATTGACCAGACGGTCAGCGATGGACGGTTTGAAGCAGAAATGCGGCGTTTTTTACCGCAGACAGTTTTTGACAGAACGCTGGGGCGTGCTGAATTTACCGGTTATCTAAGTAACAGGCTCAAAACTCTGTTAAGTTCCTTACAAAAGGAGCTGGAAGGGGAGGGAAGAGGGAATCCATTTCTGATGTGA
- a CDS encoding nitrogen fixation protein NifQ, with translation MTAQQDWLRRLVSLYLQGCGSYPKRMGLSPHQWVQLPLPARQPLIPADTQMRHQLMSELIATRSDEQQQLTLWLAEYMQPDAEPMHCIIASVSLAFNHLWEDLGLSSRAELRQLMSDCFPELVVMNDKNMRWKKFFYRQRCLHAQGELICRSPSCDECCERQVCFDNS, from the coding sequence ATGACGGCACAACAAGACTGGTTACGTCGGTTGGTATCTCTCTATCTTCAGGGATGCGGTAGTTATCCAAAGAGAATGGGACTTTCTCCGCATCAGTGGGTGCAGTTGCCACTACCAGCCCGGCAACCGTTAATTCCAGCAGATACGCAGATGCGCCATCAACTCATGAGTGAACTGATCGCCACGCGCAGCGATGAGCAGCAACAACTGACGTTATGGCTGGCGGAATATATGCAGCCAGACGCAGAGCCGATGCACTGTATTATTGCCAGCGTCTCGCTGGCTTTTAACCATCTTTGGGAAGATCTGGGTCTGAGTTCCAGAGCCGAGCTGCGGCAACTGATGAGTGACTGCTTTCCTGAGCTGGTAGTGATGAATGATAAAAACATGCGCTGGAAAAAGTTTTTCTACCGCCAGCGTTGTTTGCATGCACAGGGTGAATTAATTTGTCGTTCACCAAGTTGTGATGAGTGTTGTGAAAGGCAAGTGTGCTTTGATAATTCGTGA